The proteins below come from a single Sorghum bicolor cultivar BTx623 chromosome 4, Sorghum_bicolor_NCBIv3, whole genome shotgun sequence genomic window:
- the LOC8066196 gene encoding uncharacterized protein At1g65710 — MGLCFSKKKPPAKPGKIAVAVSDDKAKKPAPQPKRAAAGEAKAATANKAAAVFVVRPGSSSAKDAAAAAAPGEDPKKKRSSGSSQEPQPAPKQLPVVLVPSTPVRSSSCTKEEVDAILIQCGRLSRSSSGAGRPASSSGETGAGGGHRRRRSGSKRSYDFDQEARDEECDWDRQGAAAVSRPSPHRGSPQRKRSGSRERSGTGSGSRRASRSPGRRADGAATSVATAGSGGGDRARQQQPGKMVSVPAREKARAPSPAAASGKRCASPRSSSPARMAASGNENAGAAGPTPVLSRSSSRKNEQSPYRRNPMAELDENSLRNNSNHSAKPQKKSTETAVAATPKKATGRGKEPTAVPSSYSGKEKPEIAEDAAVAVAVAAASETRAHSSKTNATRTVSIVAESLTTQKPGAQPGCRSRRASRDFDQNPGSYTTQLLEDIHNYHQQSTSAGPSAATPAPTPSFSLPACVAKACSIVEAVADLNSSSSENRTYEYEPGNSADDKGSVNAPAGSDDFFEPSAAAARKHLLPPVRDVRAETEPQESAGSNSVSGHPWTPSWEPTSVESSDRTWNTGDDDEVVEQSGSGSHGGRCSPMNRPRQSKQRHSSQHEPSGRSRAGSGNGNGSQYRRRSSAHRGSGSVASGRSGVRVVSANS, encoded by the exons ATGGGCCTCTGCTTCAGCAAGAAAAAGCCACCGGCCAAGCCCGGGAAGATCGCCGTGGCGGTGTCCGACGACAAGGCCAAGAAGCCGGCGCCGCAGCCCAagagggcggcggcgggggaggcCAAGGCGGCGACGGCGAACAAGGCTGCCGCGGTGTTCGTGGTGAGGCCGGGGTCCTCGTCGGCCAAggacgccgccgcggcggcggcgcccgggGAGGATCCGAAGAAGAAGCGGTCGTCGGGGTCGTCGCAAGAGCCGCAGCCAGCGCCGAAGCAGCTGCCGGTGGTGCTGGTGCCCTCGACGCCCGTGCGCAGCTCCAGCTGCACCAAGGAGGAGGTGGACGCGATCCTGATCCAGTGCGGCCGGCTCAGCAGGAGCTCGTCCGGGGCCGGGAGGCCGGCGTCGTCGTCCGGCGAGACGGGAGCGGGCGGCGGGCACCGCAGGAGGCGCTCGGGGTCCAAGCGCAGCTACGACTTCGACCAGGAGGCCAGGGACGAGGAGTGCGACTGGGACAGGCAGGGCGCGGCGGCCGTGTCCAGGCCGTCGCCGCACCGGGGCTCGCCGCAGCGGAAGCGGTCGGGCAGCCGGGAGAGGAGCGGTACCGGGAGCGGGAGCCGGAGGGCCAGCCGGTCCCCCGGGAGACGCGCGGATGGCGCTGCGACTTCTGTGGCCACGGCGGGCTCCGGCGGCGGTGACCGCGCGAGGCAGCAGCAGCCCGGGAAGATGGTGTCCGTACCCGCGAGGGAGAAGGCGCGCGCGCCGTCGCCCGCGGCCGCGTCGGGGAAGAGGTGCGCGTCGCCGAGATCGAGCTCTCCCGCGAGGATGGCCGCGTCCGGGAATGAGAATGCTGGTGCGGCGGGGCCGACGCCGGTGCTCAGCCGGAGCTCGTCCAGGAAGAACGAGCAGTCTCCGTACAGGCGCAACCCCATGGCCGAGCTCGACGAGAACTCTCTCCGTAACAACAGCAACCACAGTGCCAAGCCGCAGAAG AAATCCACTGAGACTGCCGTCGCCGCGACGCCCAAGAAGGCTACGGGGCGTGGAAAGGAGCCGACGGCGGTGCCAAGCAGCTACTCCGGGAAGGAAAAGCCGGAGATCGCAGAGGACGCCGCCGTTGCCGTTGCAGTTGCGGCGGCGTCAGAGACGAGAGCGCACTCGTCGAAGACGAACGCGACGCGCACGGTGAGCATCGTGGCCGAGAGCCTAACGACCCAGAAGCCCGGTGCGCAGCCAGGGTGCCGATCGCGGCGGGCGTCGCGTgactttgaccaaaacccggGCTCGTACACCACCCAGCTGCTCGAGGACATCCACAACTACCACCAGCAATCCACATCCGCCGGTCCCTCCGCGGCCACGCCGGCGCCGACGCCGTCCTTCTCGCTCCCGGCTTGCGTCGCCAAGGCCTGCTCCATCGTCGAGGCCGTGGCCGACCTCAACTCCTCGTCGTCCGAGAACCGCACCTACGAGTACGAGCCTGGCAACTCCGCCGACGACAAAGGCTCCGTCAACGCGCCGGCCGGCAGCGACGATTTCTTCGagccgagcgccgccgccgcgcgcaagCACCTGCTGCCGCCGGTTCGGGACGTCCGCGCGGAAACCGAGCCTCAGGAGTCAGCCGGGAGCAACAGCGTCTCCGGCCACCCGTGGACTCCCTCCTGGGAGCCCACCTCGGTCGAGTCCTCGGACCGGACGTGGAAcaccggcgacgacgacgaggttgtcgagcagtCCGGGTCCGGCAGTCACGGCGGCCGCTGCAGCCCGATGAACAGGCCCCGACAGAGCAAGCAGAGGCACTCCTCCCAGCACGAGCCCAGTGGCCGGTCGCGCGCCGGCTCTGGAAATGGCAACGGCAGCCAGTACCGTAGACGCAGCAGCGCTCATCGTGGCAGCGGCAGCGTGGCGAGCGGCCGGTCTGGTGTTCGAGTCGTCTCGGCGAATTCGTAG